The genomic segment CCAAGGAGGTTAGCCCAGATGACCCCAAGTACGGTTGGTTAGTTGACATAGTTAATGAGGTTGCTGAGGCTAATGGCATTAAGACACCTAAGGTCTACATTGCTGAGGCACCCTTCCCAAACGCCTTCGCCTATAGTAGCCCAATAGCAGGTAAGAGGGTTGCTATAACCGCTCCATTGCTTAAGATACTGAATAAGGATGAGATTAAGGCTGTCCTAGGCCATGAGTTAGGTCACCTGAAGCATAGGGATGTGGAGTTCCTAATGTTCATAGGCCTAATACCAGCGTTAATATACTGGCTTGGCTACAGCCTGTGGTTTAGTGGAATATGGGGCTCATGGTGGGGTGGCGGACGCAACTCTGAATCACCATTCATATTAATGTTAATCGGCCTAGGCCTATTAGCAGTAAGCTTCGTCTTCAACCTCTTCCTACTAGCCCTCAACAGGATGAGGGAAGCCTACGCTGACGTAAATTCAGCGATAACAATACCAGGCGCCGCTAGGAACCTGCAGAGGGCTTTAGCTAAAATATACTTAAGCGTTGACCCAAGGGTTAGTAAGGTTATTAGGAGTAATGCTGGATCTAACCTAAGCCACATGCTATTCTTCTCACCATTACCGAAGGATTGGAAGGAGATTCCTGAATCAGATGTTGATGAGTTAATCGAGTACTGGAGGAATTATAAACCATCGGTGCTTGAGGAGTTATTCTCAGATCACCCGCATCCAGCTAAGAGAATTAGACTCCTTGATAAGTACGCTACTGAGGGTTACTGAGTTTAAATTCATTTTTTAAAATCCACGTTTCCTCAAATCCTTGATATTATTACGGCTAGTAGGAATAGTAGTAGGATTGGGCTCGTGGCCTTGAACATTGTCCTGAAGGATTCATTACTCGGCTTAATAAGGGCCTTAATGGTTACTATGATTCCTGCAAGTGTAGCCGGTATAACTAGGATATAGCCTATTAACTTAGCCATGTATAATTGGTAAAGCACCAGCATGTATATTATAGATACTAGGTTAAGTATGGATATTATTCTTACGCTTGCCTTCTCATTAACCATGGTGGGTAGCATGGGTACGTTAACCCTCTTGTAATCATCCCTAGCGTAGTAGGCTAGTGACCAAATATGGGCTGGGATCCAAACATATATCACCATTGATAGTAATATAGACTCCAGGTCAATGGGCTTAGCCATAATCCACCCTGAGAGTAATGCGGCATTCCCCGCGAAGCCGCCGATCACTATGTTTAACCATGTCCTCCTCTTAAGCATTATGGTGTATAGAACTGCGTAGAAGAACCAACCTAGTGCAATCATTAAGGTTACCCATGATCCAAGCCAAAGGTAAGATAAGGTAAAGCCGCTGAGGCTTACGGCTATTGAGAACGTTAAGGCGTTTAATGGAGTCACTTTACCACTGGGTATTGGACGCTTCATTGTCCTAACCATTAGGCTATCGATATCTCTCTCATAATACATGTTGAAGGCTGCTGAACCACCCGTGGATAGGAAACCCACCACAGTTAATTCAATTAACTTAATGGGGTTCACCAATGGGCCTGCAGCAGCAATGTAACCAACTAATGCCGAGAGCACCAGTAGCCATATTACGTGGGGTTTCATTAGCTTCAGGTACTCGTTAATCATACGTCTAACACTCATGCGGGTTATTAAAATACCTTACTCGATTGAAATAGGTGAATTAGATTACTCATGTGAGGAATTTATTAAGCCTAAATGGCCTAATGTACTCCAGGAACTCTAGTCTAAGTGAGGAATCATTGAACTTACCCTTATAGGCCATTGAAACAAGGGGTGATGCACTCCTAACACCTCTAATCATCATGCAGGTATGGTATGCCTCGGTGAGAACCATGACATCCCCAGAACCTGTGGCTGAGGAAACCTCATTCATTATCTGCCTAGTCAACCTCTCCTGTAGTTGAAGCATCCTGGAGTACTTAACCACTATTCTAGGTATTTTACTCACTCCAATAACCTTATCACTAGGTATGTATGCTACGTGAGTCACCCCAAGCATTGGCAGTAGGTGATGCTCACAGAGTGTTGAGAACCTTATACCAGCCACAATAACCATGTTACTAGACCCCTCAAAGAGAGTGTACTGGACATTTTCCTCACGGCCGTTAGTCAACTCCTCAAGCATGTTGGCAACCCTATCAGGCGTCCTCCTCAACCCCTCTCTCTCAGGGTCCTCACCAATGGCTACAAGTATCTGCTTAACTGCCTGCTTAATCAAGGCCTTATTAACACCCATAGAATCAAGCCTTCACAGTATTTCTTTAAAAAACTCACCAGCAAATGAATTTCAATCTATTACTGCTCAGCGAGTTTAAGTAATTCCCTCCTCTTAGCCTCAATGTACTCAATAATCCTACCCTTAGCGTCCTGAACCCTTACGCTAACCTGCTTCTTAGCCTCCTCAAGCCTACTATTAGCCAACTCCTTAACCTTACTTGAAACACTCATAGGTGGCTCCTAAATGGGATGCTTATATAAATTACCTTAATTAAGCTAACATTAGAGTTAACCTAAGCCCCATTACCCCAGTGCTAATAGTTATAATGTATTCTAAATTAACTTAAACCCATGGATCCCTGCATGATTAGTAGGGGTGTAAGCCTCGTTGACTTAGCGGATAAGTACGATACCCCATTAATAGTCTATGACCTTAACTTAATTGAGGGAAACTACAGGTCCATTAAGGATTCCCTCAACGCTAAGGTCCTCTACTCCATTAAGGCTAACCCAAATCTAGCCATACTTGCATTCCTCAGGAGGCTTGGTTCAGGGGCTGATGCAGCATCACCAGGTGAAGTATTTTTAGCGCTTAAGGCTGGTTTTAAGCCAAGTGAAGTACTCTACACTGGTGCATACTTATCGAACAATGATATTAAGTACGGTATAGACTCAAGGGTGGTACTTAACTTCGACTCGGTGAGGGCTTTTGAGAGGGCTATGGCTTTAGGCTATAGGCCTAGGTTAGTTTTCTTTAGGATTGACTTAGGCTATGGGGAAGGCTTCACACCCGGTGTCACATTGGCTGGTGAGGAGAGTAAATTCGGCATGTTCCTTAATGACGCCATTAAGGCCTATAGGCTAGCTAAGTCAAATGGCGTTAAGGAATTCGGCATACACGCAATGATGGGTAGTAATGTGCTTAACCCAGACTACTTCCTTAAGATAGCTGAATTACTTAAGGAGCAGGCCAAGGTAATAGAGGGGGAGGTTGGCATTAAGATAAGTTACTTCGACATGGGCGGCGGCTTCGGTATACCTTATAAGCCTGGTGAGAAGCCCCTTGACCTTAATAGGTTAAGTGCACTTAGGGGCTTCTTCCCCGGTGAACTATGGGTTGAGCCTGGTAGGTTCATTGTGGGTAACGCCGGTTACTTATTAACAAGGGTTACTGAAGTTAAGAAGAAGGGGAATCGGACGTATATTGGTGTTGACGTAGGCATGAATGTTTTAATTAGGCCAATGCTCTACAATGCATACCACCACATAATTACATGCAATGAGGGTGAGGGCAGTGAGATTGTTGATGTGGTTGGGCCAATATGCGAGAACACTGATAAACTAGCCATTAATAGGGAGTTACCTAGGGTTAAGGAGGGGGACTTACTGGTGATACTTAATGCTGGAGCCTACGTGTACTCAATGAGCAGTAACTACAATGGTAGGTTAAGGCCGGCGGAAGTAGTGGTCTATAATAATGAACACGCAGTGAGCAGGTTTAGGGAGACCTTGGATTCATTAACCATGCTTCAAGTCATCCCAAGCTTCATTCAGCAGTAGAAACGAACCCCCTTTAAACCCTGTATTCTTCATATAGATAGGGGAGACCCATTAAATAGCCTACTAAGCATTCTTAAAGTGCAACCAATGACGATGGAACAGATAATGAGAATAATTGAGAGGAACAAGTTAGACGCAGAGATCCTGGATTCTTTAAAGGGAATGACTAAGGAAGTGGTCTTCCATGATATTAAATACCTCGTCTACTCCGGTGATCAATAACTTCAAGGCATGATCGCAAGCAATATATTAGACCATGAATTAAGTTAATCATTAACTTAATCCATAACAATAGTAATGACACTTGTGATACTTATCAGCGTGAGACAAGGCTCCTCACTACTCAGTTGCTGCCACGCATCATCACTCATCAACTTACTAACCCTTAATGCTTATAAGTCTTTAGTGTATTAAATATGATTATTCATTCCTAGAGAGCCCTTCCCTTACTCCTCCAATCACTGCAAACCCATAAGGAAGCAATGAGCCCTACCCCTCTAGGGAGGTTTTAAGGAGTCGCTGTTCATTATGTTGATTATCCTTTCAACATACTAGTGTTAATCCATCATTCATTAACTCAACCCCTCATGCCTAAGCAACTAGTAATCCCATGTCCATTAGGCAGCACACTACAGGACATTAGTAATGACTGACTCATATACACTATTACTACAATCCATACCATTACTAAGGGTAATTAGTCAAATAGACTCCTCCTTGATATTGGCTAGTGTTCAATTCCTTAATAATTAAGTATTAATGTGGGAGGAGGATGGTTTATTGGTAGCCGGGCCCGGATTCGAACCGGGGTCAGTGGGTCCAAAGCCCACCATCCTTGGCCGCTAGACGACCCGGCTCACTGAAGACAATGAGCAAGCCTTTATAAACACTACCCAATGAAAACAATGGTTTTAATTGAATGATGAAGACAACCATGAGCAGGCATATTCATTCAGTGCGGGTTAGCGGCAAATCCTTTTTAAGTAGGCGCCTTAATGAAGTTGAATACATGGGGATTGGTCAGGATTACGGTTACTTTGAGCAGTTCGACGAGAATGTGGCTAAGTTCTACAAGTACTTTGATTTCATCTTCTATTGGGCATATAGGAGGGTGTTTAAGTTACTTAGGGAGACTGTTAAGAGTCCGGCTAGGGTGCTTGAGATTGGTCCTGGTACAGGTAGGTTAGCCAACATGGTTAGTGGCCTAGGTTACCATGTTGTGGGTGTTGATGTGAGCTTACCTATGGTTAAGCAGGCTAGGAGGTTTTGGAGACCAGACTTCATTAATGGAGGTAGCTGGAGGTTACCGTTACGGGGTGGTTCCTTTGATGCTGCCGTGGCGGTCTTCACAATGCATCATTGGGGTAATAATGAATTATCAGTGGTTGGTTTACGTGATTCCCTTAAGCCGGATGGAGTATTCATTGTTGCTGAGGTTGATGGGGATAGAATAAGCGCCCATGGTCATTCATGCACCGTTAAATGCATTAACAACACCCTATCACCGTACTTCACGCTTAATATTAAGAAATCCTTCCCACTAGTACTGGCTGTAGCTAAGAGGAGGTAGGTACTTAACTGCATTCACCCTTAAGCCCCTTAGGTGGTGTTACGCCTCTTTGCCCAAGGTACTTGCCCTGGTACTTGGCTTCACCTATGGTTTTAGCGAGAACCACGTGGAGGAACCTCATACCTGGTCTAAGAACCACATAGTTTCCACTATTGTTAATGACCTCAATGGTTATGTTACCCTCAAACCCAGTATCTATTATTGTGGGTGGTACCCCTAGGCCGTATCTGGCTAGGGTTGAGCGTAGGTTGCAGAAGCCTATTACATCCCTTGGGAATTTAACGTACTCCATAGTTGTCAGTAAGGCGAAACTCCTGGGTGGTATTATTATTCTACCGTCCTTAGCCTCCACAATACTGAATAAGTGCCTAGTGGATTCAAGCTCACATGGATCAATTACCTGGTTCTCGAAGGCGTATATTGCGTACTCGTTACCAACCCTTAAGTCGAGGCCATTCTCCCTAACAACATCCTCAGTGAAGGGTTCAATACCTAAGGAACCATCCTTAATAAGCTTAAGTATCTCTCCCCTGGCAAGTATCATTAATGCACCTTAACTGGTAGGTTATTAAAAGCTATTACTCAACGTGAGCTTAATGTTAAAAGCACTAAGAGTAATAGATTAATCATGGTTAACTCCACTAATCCTGAGCGTAGAAAAATCCTAGCCTCATTAGCCCTCGGTGGTGGTGCATTATTACTGGGCGCCGTGAGCGAGTACATGAGTAATAAAGCGTTAATGCAGGTTAATGAATTGAAGCCTCATTTAAGGCAAGTTGAGTCAACAATCCAGAACTCAGCCTCATACATAATTTACCAAGACCCATATGGTAGGGTTTACGCAAAGAATGGAAGTAATGGGAATGTAGATTACGAGGGCTTAGATGCCAGTAATGTTATTCAAAGCGCAGTAAACACCATAACCAGTGAAAACACCCAGGGTGTAATATACGTGAAGGCCGGGCAATACTCACTCTCCAGACCCTTAACATTAAGCCCAGGGGTTTCTATAATTGGCGTCTACCCAGTGAGGAGCAACGTGTACCCAGCCCCGCCTGACTGGCCTAATAGCGTTATTTACGGTGGCACAGTATTCACTGGAGACGGCACCTTTGATGCCTTAGTTGGCAATAACGTAATAGGTGCAGCCTTAATTAACCTGGGTTTCAGGAACTTTAGGAACGCGATTAATTTAGGTTCCCCTGACTCGCTTGGAATTTCCTTCTCAGTCATAAGTAACATATTCATTGACTACCCCAATGAGGATGGGTTAAGGATAATGAACTTTGAGCACTTACTAATAAGTAATGTACAAGGTATACTTAACCCAAGCAGTAAGCTACTTCATTTAATAAACAATAACAGTAATTGGGACGGAGGCAACTCAGTTATTACCGAGGTTTACGCAGTTGGGAACCCACTGTACACTGAGGGTGTTATTCACCTTGAGGCCGTGGAGAACGCCCTCGGGTTCATGGTTTTCATAAGGCCTCAGGTTAATATGCTTAATGCCGGTGGTAAGGGTATTGGTATACTTCTTGAGAATAAGACCAGTAGGAGTGATGGGTTATCTAAAATATCAATGTACAGTATTGATGTTGAAGGACCTGTGGAGGAGGCATTGAGACTTGTGGGTGTTCAGGACAGTTACTTTAACTTCCACTTCTCCTGGTCTGGTCAAGCCTGGACGGTGCACTTCATGGATAATGATAATGGTGTACCATCAATCTCAAACATAGTTACTGCGCCATTCGGCAGTATACTAAGTGATAGTGCTTGGGAGAACATAATCATAATGCCTTGGATAACTAGGATAAGCGCAACCCCTCCTAAGACCGCAGGCATTT from the Caldivirga maquilingensis IC-167 genome contains:
- a CDS encoding class I SAM-dependent methyltransferase; the protein is MGIGQDYGYFEQFDENVAKFYKYFDFIFYWAYRRVFKLLRETVKSPARVLEIGPGTGRLANMVSGLGYHVVGVDVSLPMVKQARRFWRPDFINGGSWRLPLRGGSFDAAVAVFTMHHWGNNELSVVGLRDSLKPDGVFIVAEVDGDRISAHGHSCTVKCINNTLSPYFTLNIKKSFPLVLAVAKRR
- the htpX gene encoding zinc metalloprotease HtpX, encoding MDWELVKLRLSMAGVAVVIIGLGLAIALGVLASVTRSFAATVYTITGILIFIMFINIIQWLFGPYIINAMYHAKEVSPDDPKYGWLVDIVNEVAEANGIKTPKVYIAEAPFPNAFAYSSPIAGKRVAITAPLLKILNKDEIKAVLGHELGHLKHRDVEFLMFIGLIPALIYWLGYSLWFSGIWGSWWGGGRNSESPFILMLIGLGLLAVSFVFNLFLLALNRMREAYADVNSAITIPGAARNLQRALAKIYLSVDPRVSKVIRSNAGSNLSHMLFFSPLPKDWKEIPESDVDELIEYWRNYKPSVLEELFSDHPHPAKRIRLLDKYATEGY
- the cyoE gene encoding heme o synthase, translating into MNEYLKLMKPHVIWLLVLSALVGYIAAAGPLVNPIKLIELTVVGFLSTGGSAAFNMYYERDIDSLMVRTMKRPIPSGKVTPLNALTFSIAVSLSGFTLSYLWLGSWVTLMIALGWFFYAVLYTIMLKRRTWLNIVIGGFAGNAALLSGWIMAKPIDLESILLSMVIYVWIPAHIWSLAYYARDDYKRVNVPMLPTMVNEKASVRIISILNLVSIIYMLVLYQLYMAKLIGYILVIPATLAGIIVTIKALIKPSNESFRTMFKATSPILLLFLLAVIISRI
- the dcd gene encoding dCTP deaminase, which gives rise to MILARGEILKLIKDGSLGIEPFTEDVVRENGLDLRVGNEYAIYAFENQVIDPCELESTRHLFSIVEAKDGRIIIPPRSFALLTTMEYVKFPRDVIGFCNLRSTLARYGLGVPPTIIDTGFEGNITIEVINNSGNYVVLRPGMRFLHVVLAKTIGEAKYQGKYLGQRGVTPPKGLKGECS
- the lysA gene encoding diaminopimelate decarboxylase encodes the protein MDPCMISRGVSLVDLADKYDTPLIVYDLNLIEGNYRSIKDSLNAKVLYSIKANPNLAILAFLRRLGSGADAASPGEVFLALKAGFKPSEVLYTGAYLSNNDIKYGIDSRVVLNFDSVRAFERAMALGYRPRLVFFRIDLGYGEGFTPGVTLAGEESKFGMFLNDAIKAYRLAKSNGVKEFGIHAMMGSNVLNPDYFLKIAELLKEQAKVIEGEVGIKISYFDMGGGFGIPYKPGEKPLDLNRLSALRGFFPGELWVEPGRFIVGNAGYLLTRVTEVKKKGNRTYIGVDVGMNVLIRPMLYNAYHHIITCNEGEGSEIVDVVGPICENTDKLAINRELPRVKEGDLLVILNAGAYVYSMSSNYNGRLRPAEVVVYNNEHAVSRFRETLDSLTMLQVIPSFIQQ
- the folE gene encoding GTP cyclohydrolase I FolE, with the protein product MGVNKALIKQAVKQILVAIGEDPEREGLRRTPDRVANMLEELTNGREENVQYTLFEGSSNMVIVAGIRFSTLCEHHLLPMLGVTHVAYIPSDKVIGVSKIPRIVVKYSRMLQLQERLTRQIMNEVSSATGSGDVMVLTEAYHTCMMIRGVRSASPLVSMAYKGKFNDSSLRLEFLEYIRPFRLNKFLT